The DNA segment GGAATTGCTTTCCCTGATTAACGACGTGGAAGGTAAATATATGGAGCAGGAATTGCTTTCCCTGATTAACGACGTGGAAGGTGTTTATATGGAGCAGGAATTGCTTTCCCTGATTAACGACGTGGAAGGTGTATATATATGGAGCAGGAATTGCTTTCCCTGATTAACGACGTGGAAGGTATATATATGGAGCAGGAATTGCTTTCCCTGATTAACAACGTGGAAGGTATATATATGGAGCAGGAATTGCTTTCCCTGATTAACGACGTGGAAGGTGTGTATATATGGAGCATGAATTGCTTTCATTGCTTATTGATTGGATTCGTGTAGCTGAATCTTCATTTTCCCATTTAGTGCGATTTGGACTGCTGTAAGAACTTACATTGTTGTTTGTTCTTTCGGTCATGGTGTTGTCgggtttttcttatatttaatccTTTGTTTAAGTGCTCATCCTCTCTTCTTTAgaacttttttatataatttatattaaactttgatttctgttttctgttatcctaatgataaaaaaattggtgtctttcgcctcatttttgcataaaatttaatcacaaagttcgtgggacaaaaagttgaaaaaaaacttacaatcctaccggaccaatgtatggtattgGTATgtaaatacggactgtcatacagaaaacaccCCATATTACAGACATTACATAATCTTGATGTTCTTATAAACCCAATATGAAGGCAATTTTAAtcctcagctatccaaaaatgaattttattgcacatcagtgctcatatttgaaaaatccacagggaccaaaatgcgaaactacacacatAACTGTGGAGTGCTTCCTTAGCCTATGGAGGAGTGTTCTTTTGAATTAATATTATACATTGTAGTATTAAATGGTAGACGAAAACATAATGCTAATATATTAGGATCTTTATTAGAACCCAAAATACAACATAACAAAGTACAATACTATGTACTTTGTACTTAAAAATGAtcaatttaaacataatataaacgAAACCCAACATTATGTTAACATTCAACTTCAGTATTGGAATTTAATTTACATACACAAAAATACAATGATTCTTAACATGCAGCTTTTCATCATTTGAGAACACAAAAAATGATCAAATACTTCAAAACGAGGCAATGCCAGTTATgataaacgaaaacaaaaaaatatgaaaatgtttttttttcttgtatactATAAtgtatgatgatgatgatgataaaaAACTAAAGTCTGGTCAGTAGTTATAATAGTAATCGTCGTCAGAGTCAGAATCCGATGAGTAATATCCGTTGCCATGGTGGCATTTACACTCACAAACAGATTCATCAACAGGTTCATATTCAACAACTGGGCTGTTGTCATGGTAGCCGAGAAAGCCACCCGGATCACCTCGTATGTCTATCTCGTAACTTCGATACCTCCATTTCTTGGGAGGGACCCAATAAACCTTTCTCACTTGGATCAGATTGGCCTCCCCAAGCATTTCCAATTCTTTGAATATCCATAATCGTCTGTTGTCTGTGGTCAAGAATCCGTCACCAGGGAGACATTTCACTGATATCATTGGAAGGTCTTCTACGTTCATTTGACCGGTCATAATCCAATCACGAATGTCTCCGAGCAGGTCACCATTTTGGAACGAAGGACGAATTGATCTCTGCGAATACATAATATCCGATGGCGCCAATACCATAGTTTCCATTGCTTATAATGAATATGCAAttcctgaagaaaaaaaacaaatggaaatttttgacaaaaaaatgtcacgaattttaaatttatgtcaAGGTCTAATGATATATAACATGTGtgacaaaaatggaaaaaaaatgctttttattTCTTTCGTATGCAAATGCCCTTGGAGAAGAAGAAATAAGTTTCCCAGGGAGATCCATATGCTTTATACGGAATCACAAAATCTGTATAGAGTTGACTtatgttaaaattgagaatggaaatggggaatgtgtcaaagagatacggaagccgataagggccattaataaaaataattatgtcgtaattacgacatagcatgtcgtaatttcgacataacatgtcgttattacgacatcgctatgtcgtaatttcgacataacatgtcgttataacgacatcgctatgtcgtaatttcgacatatcatgtcgtaataacgacatcactatgtcgttacaacgacatcgctatgtcgtaataacgacatcgctatatataaaagaatatgtattatgattgccaagagactaaatgacacagatattaacaactatacgtcatcataatgcccccaataattataaaagcccccgcatagtcagctataaaagagagaggaaatataccagagggagagtccccgaaatgctgtgttgcagacagtgttattattcaattattagctcccttggtaaaactccaaatttcatatttaatgcattttattgttaaataatttacatgaagcttaataagtatatatttgttaattgcatagcttttgctatttgaattcattggttaaagatatttatttatattgtaaagtttaatgtTTGCgtcgtcgcaaaatctttggatACCTTCTTCGAATACCTTCATagagaaacttatatattttctaaaaaaggAATTGTGGCAAATGAACGTTTGCGAAAAGGCTGAACAGACAGATTACTATGTGATTAAGCGAGCCTAACTCACTAAGCATCCCATCTCCCTCAAAACAAGCGCATACTACATGGCTGCTTCAAATAAGGGtgaaataaagtatcaattgcTCAAATGCAactttcaaacgttgggcacgATATATCTACAACACGTTACACTTAAAATGCGACGTCGAAGAGGGTCTTTGACTTCGATTATAATCTTTGCAAGTTTTAATtggttttttatattgttggttgattctggttctgttcgttttgtgatgtcatttatcaaaaaattacctcgagttgtggaaatcgatataataatgtttaccctttaagttatttcaacttaaaatgCAGTACTGTCGCAAGTAATGTAGGAAGGAACGATGGgacggaagtacatgtatacggttttcataatttgttttatcatagGATGTTTAACTTTCAAGTTGCATATCATATGTCATTGTAAAACTTCTATATCTTAATTCAtccccaatacaaatatatctgacactctgcaagtaaatcgaacatttttacccttggttaaatttgaatagaattgtattttccCTGACACATAAGTTGTCGAAATACACCCCTTCAATTACTTGAACCTTGGCTTGAGAATTATTTCCGAAGTCATCTTcagatatttacattttaaaatatagtaatctactcctgggtcGTCCGCGAAAacgacaaacaaaaatataatcccgttttttttaattcgatgaAACGGTTTCCGTTGCTGTTTGGGATTCGTCTTTCAATCACCTCCATTTCATGCACAAGTTGATATTGACGAAAAGTTCCGGCTTCGCTAGTACAGGAATTACTTTCATCACGAAATAGCAGGACAAATCGCGAAGTAAAACATTCCGTGAACTGGTATTAAGTGTTTTGATATTGGTGATTGCACCTAACTGAAGTGACGactttaaatgatctatttcggagtacttccgtaacataaatttcaagttattttacaaaatgggaTTTCCCCCCCATttccaaattcttttaaataaatagttAAAAGCTATACAATTAGTTTAACCTGTGTCGAACCTATTTCCCCGGGCGGAGTCTTTAGCAACATGCACTATTTTTTTCGGCAGCAATCATTAACATCTTTCCATAAATTTCATAACacgatttgttttaatcatcataaacatttaattgaaattttagcACATTTAACGTCGGAAATTAGCGTCCTTAGGATTTTAGACGTTTTCAGACATTTGGAAAAATTAACTACCGTTTTGTAATGTATGGAagcattttattcctttaagacCTAAATATGTAGTTTAAAAGGAAAGAATCTTGGCATTTTTTACTCTTCGtatatctaacttttgttttgatcaattataaaaaaaatacggcgtaactgctttgaaaaatgaaatatcagcttggacaaaatggctaccgcttgaaaaacgactgtgtagagaagattttattgaatcagcaatatttgaactgaggcaaatatttgtacttttgttagatattattattgtcttactatttttattcattttctactaTAATATGCAGTCGagtcaaatgaaatttggtaaaataacggCTTTAACGCCACAAAGAACCGACACATGTCGTTGTTCCTGTCAAGAATCAagaagatcagagaataagaaataggatcactatacataagagttaaaacagtttttcataaatgtaacgttggatggggacatccgtttttttcacatagctttctttttttaacccTCAAATATACAGGATATTACTTAGGAGATGATCAAGAgctgtaaaaacataattcaaaacatatattgaatttgttttaatattggttcgtgttttctaacatttttattttgttttgcggatgaaatttcgaagattctgttttaaatcctaggggttgtaggaacatcgagcgtgcccaacgtttgaaagtagaaatagagCTATTAATACTTCAATACACCCTTATACCAAGAAGCCATGTAGTTTGCACTTATTTAAAGGGAGATGGAAAGCTTGACTTGACTTGGTTGTACAATTTCAGACAGTCCTCTAATAATTCCACATTACATTCTTCCAACATGTGTGACTATAGCTTTTCTACGACCGGTAACTTGGTAATCTAAATTACTTTCGGTTGTTTGACTGTACAGCCCTAGCACTATGAGCCTTGATAATCTAAACTGAtatctataacatatataaattgcaattaataaatatatacttatttatcttcatgtaaattgtttaacaatagaatacattaaatatgaaatttggagttttaccaatggagctaataattgaataataacactgtctgccacacagcatttcggggactctccctctggtagctttcttccctcttttatagctgaccatgcgggGGCTTTTATAATTATCGGGGACATTATGATgacgtataattgttaatttctttgtcatttagtctcttgccaatcataatacatattcttttgaatatagcgatgtcgttataacgacatagctatgtcgttaaaacgacatagtgatgtcgttattacgacatgatatgtcgaaattacgacatagcgttgtcgttataacgacatgttatgtcgaaattacgacatagcgatgtcgtaataacgacatgttatgtcgaaattacgacatgctatgtcgtaataacgacataattttttttttttgaatggcccttatcggcttccgtaaagagacaacaaaccgaccaaataaaaaaaaaacaacagcagaaggtaaccaataggtcttcaatgtagcgagaaattcccgcacccggaggcgtccttcagctggcccctaaacaaatatatactagtcaagttcagtgataatgaacgccatactaatttccaaattgtacacaagaaactaaaattaaaataatacaagactaacaaaggccagaggctcctgacttgttgATTTATATCCATTATAAGAAACAGTATTACTGCAAAGtttgtacatgttatttttttttaaataaccacatattatagatttttttttaaatataataatcaatgtttttattgtattatgaaaattattgatgttgtaatgtttatgcCCTTTGGGACCCATTATtggaaataaataattatatcttCTTCTCCTGTACAATTAATTTGAGAATGTTTTATGAGAttttcatatcttaattttgataaataaaaaaaaaatatatatgagcAAAATAGAAGAAGAAATGTTTGTAGATTACAGAAGATAAAGGAGAACATTTTCGCGTTCAAATATATTCCGACAACAGCAATAGTATTATTTCAGATACTATGAGGTCAAAATTAGCAACGACAACGCACATCAATCACAAAATactttttcataaaacaaaacaaaaaagagctTTACTTCAGGGGtaactttttatttgattttatttttaaaactttttattcgTGTATGTGGACTACCACCATTGAAGATCCattgtggccttcggctgttgtctgctctgttgtctctttgacacatttcccgtttccattctcaattttaatactaaaaattcaaaatcaaactgGATTGCTGTGTTTGAGCATCCACTTCTACATAAGCAAGGTATTGAACCCTGGgcttttttgtattattttgaattattttttaaataacgatTTGAAAGAATGTTTTCCAATAATTTCAATACAAGACTTGAACAGGGTGACATTCAGAGGTAGATAGTCCTAACAGTGCCTTGGTGCCTCCCCTTTTCCAAATCCTTGAATACAATTGACATGCTTGTATCACTATTAATTTAGTAATTCATTTTCGTaactaattatttcaaatatacaaagaaCTCTTTCGAAAATgtgtatatgtcgtgtacaagttgcgattttgtacaggttataacatgtacaaaaatattgtacatgttataacttgtataatgcaaaaatacaagttataacatgtacaaaagtacctcatacatgttataacctgtacaaaatattgctaaaaaatggttttaacttgtacaaaataaaaaaaggatatgTTTCTATTATCGCAACAGATGTTATTAACCTCCATTATATTTTCATagcttttttattattccttcatgtaagtgtgttttgtccttttttgatacagttaATCATTCCAGGGGTCGGTATTACGAAGCATTCCTAAGACCTATCATAAGATATTTCTTaaggacatgtcttatgatcctcttaCTAGTGACTTTCTAtggacatatctttatttgataaattataattgtgagtgtccactttgaagacaatagtaaaatactttcattctaGTTGACACTTAAAGACATAATAGGATGGCCAGGATAGACGTGTCTACAAATgaaattgggaatggaaatggggtatgtgtctAAAAGACAACTGGCAACCCGTCCATGGATCAAACATCATCCAAAGGCCacaaatacatgctttcaaagtaaaggatttaaaacatcaaaatgacattcacctcatgcaatgatcttaaagtttataaaaaaataagttatcaATTTACACAAGTCATGCTGAAGGTCAAAATGTTGAAGAATAGATCCAAAGATATTGATAAAGAAACGTGGTCCATTGAaaactatttcagctctctCTTGCTTTTACAGAGTAAGCATATAAGACATTATTTTAGTCTTGCATGGTATAAAACGAGAGGGAGGAGTATTGCCCAAAATTATTAGGCATTgttcttaacttttttgtagAATTTAGTTACTAATGTATAAtgaattgtcattaaaggaaaTGTTTGCTTTTAGTAAATAACTTATGTAAGCCATGATGGACTgcataaaacatataattacatgaaaacacattttgctAACATAAgtcatgaaacatatattttttaaactttgtgatcattgtctctacaaaaaagacatattctggcctatttattgttgttctttatgcattggtgaatttaaatgttaattttacttcaataagatttatcttaaattttgtacaagttaaaaccatttttaagcaatattttgtacaggttataacatgtatgaggtacttgtgtacatgttataacttgtatttttgcattatacaagttataacatgtacaacatttttgtacatgttataacctgtacaaaatcgcaacttgtacacgacatatatattatatacacatatgtCCTAGAacatattttacacaaaaatataAGGTCCtatcatggaagtattatattgactaTATGATACTTCCATGGTCCTATAAAATAGTGTTCTTCttcaaattatgaaatatacatAATACACTAATATATTGTTTCCGATTTGTTTCTGTGGTCAGTGATGGTCTGATTACCATGGTCACAGATAAAAGTTCCATTCCCATTCATCTGACTTTCTAATCTCTTCCAGCAGGGAGTTGGATAAGGGGTGTTGTAATGGATTAATTAacatattcataaataaattgtGCAATTTGATATCTCCTAAATTTCAGGATGAAATTTGACGTTTGTAGGAATGTCACGTTGTTTAATGGAACCTCAAGGTACCCCTTAAAAGATACCGTGAATGAAAGAGTTTTGATGGAAAATGAATCTTACCTTACGatcataatgaaaatattttttttaagaagttCGATTTTTGAacaaatcaaggatttgtatagtgactATACAAATTCAAATCCAATACTGGcaaattaaacttaatttttctataaagaataatatacagatattttATGGGTTTAATatccaaaatttcgagatttTCAACCAATTTGGCAATGATCATCGGCTTTACATACTCATGTATGTTTCtgcaaatatttacatttttgcacCAAGAAATTCCCCAAGGGTACCTCAAATTCATTGTTGACAAACACATATGTATACTGCTACTCGGTAccagttttgaattttgtaaataaatttacatgCCATGTCACATTATGTGTGCGTGGTCTACTGTTGATCTTATTGGAAGTTATGCCATGTGACATCGTGTGTACAGATACATTTGCATGTCGTGAACACGTGTGTGTGTGCgcgcgttttttttttttttggttccgATTTGAACATTTGGACATATCAAATGTATTGTTCATTGCATAACATAGGTATGCAGTATGCAGTAAAATGTATCGTgttcataaaattatattaacaaaaaactaATTCACATTTTATAGGATCTTCTTATATTAGAAATATGCAAAAATAACTGACAGATACTCACCTCAGAAAGTCCACGACACGTGTTGGATTCTGAACCACAGCAGGCGACAATACCACGTGTTGACTTTATCGAATTAGTGGAATGTCAAATCAGTGATGCAAACTTTTAGAGCGGTTTAGAAAAATggtaaacaatatattaaaacataaattattgttaaaacTGTATTATGTCGAATATAAACGTGATTAAggtttgtttgatttaatttggatttgcaaaaaaatcaaaatgcacaGACAGGCACATGTCTTAGAAAAAAATTCCGAGACAAGTGGCCCTTTCTAGCGCGAGGGAAAATTCATTGATGACATTGATGATCGCTTGAAATTGCAACTTCTGCCAATATATTCTTTGAATAATATAAAGGGCCTGTATAAGCTACGATTCagacgaaaaaaataaatacgattatattaatttgagctgaataataaaaaaaatatcttgtttaatcAGTCAGTTCAgccctttttcaaaatgttcttaATTGACTTGCAAGTCAATAATTCACTCAATTGACTGTATCCATACTCGAGTATTCATTTGGCCTTCAATTTAGCACCTTAGCTGGAGATGGATTGCATGTGACTATGCTACTCACTGGTGCTTAGCTATTTGCTATCAAAAGGAAAAAGTACAGCTTGTGTGACAAGGGTTCAAACCATTCCGTTTGATAAAACCAAACGTTATCATTCAACGGAACGCATGacaaacaattgtcatattcctgacttggtaataGAGTGGTTTTTTTTCGGCTGCTGATTGTCTTAATGTAGTTTTATTCTCATGGCTGGGGTGCTTCTCGTCTCTTGACTGTGCCCTATAAAAGtgatttttctttgtatatCCAATATATATCATTGAACTGATCTAGATAAAAGGGGAAGGGCTGTTGACAGGCACCACTCGGAAAGGGGGAGTCGTATGCAGCCCGGATTTCCCCTCCCTTTTGAACAATTTTCAGCCGTTAATTTTAGAATGGTTTGAGAGTTCTTTAGCCTATAAAGTTAATCACTTATCTAGTTGCTGCTAATGGTTGGAGTAGTAACTTTTCTGGCAAATTATTTTGGGTTTTACCTCACCttgcttaaaataaaattcaaccagACCTACATTTTTGTCGGTTTGTGGTCCTGACATGCAAATACCttctttttacatgtttatagaTAACCTGGGCAATTCAATTTGTAGTAATGAGTATGATATTATAAAATTCAGTATAAACACCATAAACTTGCTTTAATGGATGTTAATAAGCCTGTGGTAATACAGTTTATGAAGAAATTTATTCATTGAGCTTTGGGTTTATTCATATGTCATTATATATTACCAAAcgtaaagaaacaaaataattttaacaattgCTCTTTTCAGAGAAATCAAGGTTATCGCAAGTTCTGTGTAGTGATGCACAATATGAGAATGGATTTTGGCGAATGAATGCACCAAACGAATTTGTGTTTCGTTTTTGTGATAATAGCTTGGTAATGTGTTACtatcattttaatttgaaagcatttttctcgattttttctttttttgtaaaatatttaagcaTCTTCAAGTGATTTCAATTTATCTAAGAACTGgtcaaaagttataaaaaaaatcttcgtCATCGGAAATCAAATCTAAACAAGTGAAAAGAAATGATCGAGTTTCCTAAAGAAGTTTCATATCATGTCTGCAGCCATggaaatacagaaaaaaactgATCAtacttatttaatttatttatttattaatgaaatgcacatttatacccaCCAGACTCAAGCTAGCGGACAATAGAtagtatataaacaatacaaaacaaatatgtacacaATGCAAacattataacatataaaaacaccaaatatagattattattttttttcttttcttttagaaATTCAGTTGCACCAGGAACTTCAATTAAAGAATTGTCTCAAGATAATGACATGCACAGAAAGTAGGACTTGTAAACAATTTTACCGTTACaagtatattatatacatatcaTGTAGATCTcatgaaaacttttgtttttgttctaacattaacatatatatatttgtgacTGTTTTGAATTAAGGAGATCAGGCATGAACACTGACATTTAGTcaagtaaataatttgaaaataaatacatatgcatgtataatgtaattttattattcttttattcacaatatAATATATGTGGGTTTTAGCTTGATTCTGACCAATGCTTATATtccaattatatatgtatatgcctcTATTATTGCTGTTGTTACtaattatgtaaatcaattgtatctgattttatgccctttatgggccctgtaatttgggaaataaaaatattctatattctatatatatatgtcgtgtcgATGTGGTCATTCAACCATGCTATAACATACCGTTATTTTTACAATCTTTTACGGTCTAATGACCTATAAGGAAAACAATTTTACATATTGATTTAAAGAGGTTTATGAacggttttaaaataaataattgtagaTAAAGTTTGACCTTAATATTAATAAGACATGTGTAGCTCACCTGTCATACATGCCGTCGTACTCCACGCCGAGCCGGGTACATCGTAAACTGTTTACTTTGAGCCCCTTGCAGGACTTTACGGGATAGAGGTAGAGTTCAGAGACTGTCCCAACACATTGGTAAGTTCGTTTGgacatatacatatatgcagcatacttaaaaaaagatgtgccaGCTAGTGCTAGGAGAATATTGTCCATGTCTCGTCAGCTCTGTAACTTGTGATAAAAGGAATGTTTACTTTTTACCCGTAAATAAAATTCAGTAAAAGATAACTCTTTACAGTTTGCTACCTATTTATAAAGGGGAAATAATCtggaatttcaatttgaaaGTAGATATCCTTATTGGTGTTCGGCGTAGACTAGTatatataggtatatatatacGAGAGGGGATAAGGGGGTACCACTGATGATAACAGCAACATTAAAATTTGGCTTAGATCTTAGTTTATAACTGGTTATTTGGATCTTGCTAGACCtaaacagagacatatatatattcacttaTTTAAAGGATATTTTGTCGAGAACTTATATTGAAGCTGTTAAAGACACATCTTTATTGGCAGCTACAGTTTTGAGCGGCTTCACTTTTCGCTATGTGAACCAGTTAAAAAGCTTTTCCCATTGGTATTCATGTTCTCTTTCGTGTAATTACAAAGAGGAGGAGTAGCACTTCTAAATTTATGTGAATGCTAATAGCAAAAGATGAACATTGTGTAATTTCGAAAGGCAACATTTCACTCACAAGCTCAAATAAATGATACATATACtcaataattttgtattttgtaaatataaaaggagatgtggtgtaTTTA comes from the Mytilus trossulus isolate FHL-02 chromosome 3, PNRI_Mtr1.1.1.hap1, whole genome shotgun sequence genome and includes:
- the LOC134710062 gene encoding uncharacterized protein LOC134710062; amino-acid sequence: METMVLAPSDIMYSQRSIRPSFQNGDLLGDIRDWIMTGQMNVEDLPMISVKCLPGDGFLTTDNRRLWIFKELEMLGEANLIQVRKVYWVPPKKWRYRSYEIDIRGDPGGFLGYHDNSPVVEYEPVDESVCECKCHHGNGYYSSDSDSDDDYYYNY